From the genome of Monomorium pharaonis isolate MP-MQ-018 chromosome 2, ASM1337386v2, whole genome shotgun sequence, one region includes:
- the LOC105829395 gene encoding WW domain-containing adapter protein with coiled-coil isoform X1 — MGIRSGAVPRGNDRDGGGHRATTSFTHGPLSYDSRYFEKHQAHPYQNAKYSSSKGGYSSSTTSSDSRYEGRMRDSPNGNSYSPAGSLGMGMGTDRDSPRNYTSKPLYKKERENRDYKLSSSRDKYSDCARSLKDKRSRESRDSEHRTNHDRSSGEILHPLKLSSNSSRESSSQRKPSHNSCQDKRGDERGGATERTARFGDWSEHMSSSGKKYYYNCKTEVSQWEKPREWISRTDNRQRQSSDYSSRSSHDKHSNSRSNSSSSMRDGKSSRQSDKREYWSLCSASGGGSSRDDVSAREREREKERERERERERERERERERERESRECREEVSVERQTQDMDISPGDSTPTSEPLTSSCAHDPLPQGPVLLAAALPRLTSHPSSTTPQATGKLSSPTQQQGSSNAPGPPVSLANLPRLLSQITGNKEQPDITPQKALQTIQTAILLSRQQSVSGDRTNTGSDVMVPLKVDTSGNITSEGPPTPTHSETQDCIDARKLTSPGGTNSGVQGLSSLQSLSTLGSLGNLSNTGGLQALSRVQPPLTPSLTPSLANHYREDLTQHVRAFPADILEKQAQKLSEEAHTMGSLQCTRVSAELKTARSIVRLTEIQATLQEQRILFLRQQIQTLEELKSQNSFMSDDS, encoded by the exons AACGCAAAGTACAGCAGTTCTAAGGGTGGCTATTCTTCCTCAACTACGTCGTCGGACAGTCGCTACGAGGGACGTATGCGCGACTCTCCAAATGGTAACTCTTACAGTCCAGCTGGCAGCTTGGGAATGGGCATGGGGACGGATCGGGACAGCCCTCGGAATTACACATCCAAACCTCTTTacaagaaggagagagaaaatagAGACTATAAGCTATCCTCCTCTAGGGACAAGTATTccg ATTGTGCACGATCCCTAAAAGACAAGAGAAGCCGTGAGAGCAGAGATTCAGAACACAGGACCAACCACGATAGGAGTAGTGGGGAG ATCTTACATCCCTTAAAATTATCATCAAACTCATCAAGAGAATCTTCATCCCAGAGAAAACCATCACACAATTCTTGTCAG GATAAACGTGGTGATGAGCGAGGAGGTGCAACGGAACGAACGGCCAGATTTGGCGATTGGTCAGAACACATGAGTTCGTCGGGGAAGAAGTATTATTACAACTGCAAGACAGAAGTTTCTCAATGGGAAAAACCACGAGAGTGGATCAGTCGGACAGATAATCGTCAACGTCAATCTAGTGACTACTCCTCTAGGTCAA GTCATGATAAACATTCCAACTCGCGATCGAATAGCAGTAGCAGTATGCGAGATGGTAAATCGTCGCGACAGTCTGACAAACGAGAATATTGGAGCTTATGTAGCGCGAGCGGTGGTGGCAGTAGCAGAGATGATGTTTCTGCAAGGGAGAGGGAACGGGAAAAAGAACGGGAAAGGGAACGAGAGCGAGAACGAGAACGTGAACGAGAACGGGAACGAGAAAGAGAATCTAGAGAATGTAGAGAAGAAGTTAGTGTAGAACGTCAAACTCAAGATATGGATATCTCACCAGGCGATTCTACACCAACTTCAGAACCCTTGACATCATCCTGCGCTCACGATCCACTGCCACAAGGGCCTGTTCTCCTGGCCGCTG CGTTACCTCGATTAACATCACATCCATCGTCAACGACACCACAGGCAACTGGAAAACTTAGTTCACCAACGCAACAACAGGGAAGCAGTAATGCTCCGGGACCACCAGTGTCACTGGCAAATCTCCCAAGATTACTGTCGCAAATTACGGGCAACAAAGAACAACCTGACATCACACCACAGAAGGCATTACAAACAATTCAAACAGCTATTTTGCTATCTCGACAA CAGTCTGTTAGTGGGGATCGAACTAATACTGGAAGTGATGTGATGGTTCCATTAAAAGTTGATACAAGTGGCAATATTACAAGCGAGGGTCCACCTACTCCCACACATTCAGAAACCCAGGATTGTATCGACGCGCGAAAAT TAACAAGTCCTGGCGGAACGAATTCCGGAGTACAAGGTCTAAGCTCCTTGCAAAGTCTCAGTACATTAGGCTCCCTTGGAAATTTGAGTAATACAGGAGGTTTACAAGCATTATCAAGAGTGCAACCTCCTTTAACACCTTCTTTAACACCATCTCTTGCTAATCATTACCGGGAAGACTTGACGCAGCATGTGCGTGCTTTTCCTGCTGATATTCTCGAAAAACAG GCACAGAAACTTAGTGAAGAAGCACATACAATGGGCAGTTTGCAGTGTACAAGAGTGTCCGCAGAGTTGAAAACGGCACGCTCGATAGTGAGGCTGACAGAAATTCAGGCAACGTTACAGGAACAAAG GATATTATTCCTCCGTCAACAAATTCAAACACTGGAGGAGTTAAAATCCCAAAATTCCTTCATGTCTGACGATTCTTAG
- the LOC105829395 gene encoding WW domain-containing adapter protein with coiled-coil isoform X3, protein MKKNAKYSSSKGGYSSSTTSSDSRYEGRMRDSPNGNSYSPAGSLGMGMGTDRDSPRNYTSKPLYKKERENRDYKLSSSRDKYSDCARSLKDKRSRESRDSEHRTNHDRSSGEILHPLKLSSNSSRESSSQRKPSHNSCQDKRGDERGGATERTARFGDWSEHMSSSGKKYYYNCKTEVSQWEKPREWISRTDNRQRQSSDYSSRSSHDKHSNSRSNSSSSMRDGKSSRQSDKREYWSLCSASGGGSSRDDVSAREREREKERERERERERERERERERERESRECREEVSVERQTQDMDISPGDSTPTSEPLTSSCAHDPLPQGPVLLAAALPRLTSHPSSTTPQATGKLSSPTQQQGSSNAPGPPVSLANLPRLLSQITGNKEQPDITPQKALQTIQTAILLSRQQSVSGDRTNTGSDVMVPLKVDTSGNITSEGPPTPTHSETQDCIDARKLTSPGGTNSGVQGLSSLQSLSTLGSLGNLSNTGGLQALSRVQPPLTPSLTPSLANHYREDLTQHVRAFPADILEKQAQKLSEEAHTMGSLQCTRVSAELKTARSIVRLTEIQATLQEQRILFLRQQIQTLEELKSQNSFMSDDS, encoded by the exons ATGAAAAAA AACGCAAAGTACAGCAGTTCTAAGGGTGGCTATTCTTCCTCAACTACGTCGTCGGACAGTCGCTACGAGGGACGTATGCGCGACTCTCCAAATGGTAACTCTTACAGTCCAGCTGGCAGCTTGGGAATGGGCATGGGGACGGATCGGGACAGCCCTCGGAATTACACATCCAAACCTCTTTacaagaaggagagagaaaatagAGACTATAAGCTATCCTCCTCTAGGGACAAGTATTccg ATTGTGCACGATCCCTAAAAGACAAGAGAAGCCGTGAGAGCAGAGATTCAGAACACAGGACCAACCACGATAGGAGTAGTGGGGAG ATCTTACATCCCTTAAAATTATCATCAAACTCATCAAGAGAATCTTCATCCCAGAGAAAACCATCACACAATTCTTGTCAG GATAAACGTGGTGATGAGCGAGGAGGTGCAACGGAACGAACGGCCAGATTTGGCGATTGGTCAGAACACATGAGTTCGTCGGGGAAGAAGTATTATTACAACTGCAAGACAGAAGTTTCTCAATGGGAAAAACCACGAGAGTGGATCAGTCGGACAGATAATCGTCAACGTCAATCTAGTGACTACTCCTCTAGGTCAA GTCATGATAAACATTCCAACTCGCGATCGAATAGCAGTAGCAGTATGCGAGATGGTAAATCGTCGCGACAGTCTGACAAACGAGAATATTGGAGCTTATGTAGCGCGAGCGGTGGTGGCAGTAGCAGAGATGATGTTTCTGCAAGGGAGAGGGAACGGGAAAAAGAACGGGAAAGGGAACGAGAGCGAGAACGAGAACGTGAACGAGAACGGGAACGAGAAAGAGAATCTAGAGAATGTAGAGAAGAAGTTAGTGTAGAACGTCAAACTCAAGATATGGATATCTCACCAGGCGATTCTACACCAACTTCAGAACCCTTGACATCATCCTGCGCTCACGATCCACTGCCACAAGGGCCTGTTCTCCTGGCCGCTG CGTTACCTCGATTAACATCACATCCATCGTCAACGACACCACAGGCAACTGGAAAACTTAGTTCACCAACGCAACAACAGGGAAGCAGTAATGCTCCGGGACCACCAGTGTCACTGGCAAATCTCCCAAGATTACTGTCGCAAATTACGGGCAACAAAGAACAACCTGACATCACACCACAGAAGGCATTACAAACAATTCAAACAGCTATTTTGCTATCTCGACAA CAGTCTGTTAGTGGGGATCGAACTAATACTGGAAGTGATGTGATGGTTCCATTAAAAGTTGATACAAGTGGCAATATTACAAGCGAGGGTCCACCTACTCCCACACATTCAGAAACCCAGGATTGTATCGACGCGCGAAAAT TAACAAGTCCTGGCGGAACGAATTCCGGAGTACAAGGTCTAAGCTCCTTGCAAAGTCTCAGTACATTAGGCTCCCTTGGAAATTTGAGTAATACAGGAGGTTTACAAGCATTATCAAGAGTGCAACCTCCTTTAACACCTTCTTTAACACCATCTCTTGCTAATCATTACCGGGAAGACTTGACGCAGCATGTGCGTGCTTTTCCTGCTGATATTCTCGAAAAACAG GCACAGAAACTTAGTGAAGAAGCACATACAATGGGCAGTTTGCAGTGTACAAGAGTGTCCGCAGAGTTGAAAACGGCACGCTCGATAGTGAGGCTGACAGAAATTCAGGCAACGTTACAGGAACAAAG GATATTATTCCTCCGTCAACAAATTCAAACACTGGAGGAGTTAAAATCCCAAAATTCCTTCATGTCTGACGATTCTTAG
- the LOC105829395 gene encoding WW domain-containing adapter protein with coiled-coil homolog isoform X2 — protein sequence MVMHARKPQRISDGYFEKHQAHPYQNAKYSSSKGGYSSSTTSSDSRYEGRMRDSPNGNSYSPAGSLGMGMGTDRDSPRNYTSKPLYKKERENRDYKLSSSRDKYSDCARSLKDKRSRESRDSEHRTNHDRSSGEILHPLKLSSNSSRESSSQRKPSHNSCQDKRGDERGGATERTARFGDWSEHMSSSGKKYYYNCKTEVSQWEKPREWISRTDNRQRQSSDYSSRSSHDKHSNSRSNSSSSMRDGKSSRQSDKREYWSLCSASGGGSSRDDVSAREREREKERERERERERERERERERERESRECREEVSVERQTQDMDISPGDSTPTSEPLTSSCAHDPLPQGPVLLAAALPRLTSHPSSTTPQATGKLSSPTQQQGSSNAPGPPVSLANLPRLLSQITGNKEQPDITPQKALQTIQTAILLSRQQSVSGDRTNTGSDVMVPLKVDTSGNITSEGPPTPTHSETQDCIDARKLTSPGGTNSGVQGLSSLQSLSTLGSLGNLSNTGGLQALSRVQPPLTPSLTPSLANHYREDLTQHVRAFPADILEKQAQKLSEEAHTMGSLQCTRVSAELKTARSIVRLTEIQATLQEQRILFLRQQIQTLEELKSQNSFMSDDS from the exons AACGCAAAGTACAGCAGTTCTAAGGGTGGCTATTCTTCCTCAACTACGTCGTCGGACAGTCGCTACGAGGGACGTATGCGCGACTCTCCAAATGGTAACTCTTACAGTCCAGCTGGCAGCTTGGGAATGGGCATGGGGACGGATCGGGACAGCCCTCGGAATTACACATCCAAACCTCTTTacaagaaggagagagaaaatagAGACTATAAGCTATCCTCCTCTAGGGACAAGTATTccg ATTGTGCACGATCCCTAAAAGACAAGAGAAGCCGTGAGAGCAGAGATTCAGAACACAGGACCAACCACGATAGGAGTAGTGGGGAG ATCTTACATCCCTTAAAATTATCATCAAACTCATCAAGAGAATCTTCATCCCAGAGAAAACCATCACACAATTCTTGTCAG GATAAACGTGGTGATGAGCGAGGAGGTGCAACGGAACGAACGGCCAGATTTGGCGATTGGTCAGAACACATGAGTTCGTCGGGGAAGAAGTATTATTACAACTGCAAGACAGAAGTTTCTCAATGGGAAAAACCACGAGAGTGGATCAGTCGGACAGATAATCGTCAACGTCAATCTAGTGACTACTCCTCTAGGTCAA GTCATGATAAACATTCCAACTCGCGATCGAATAGCAGTAGCAGTATGCGAGATGGTAAATCGTCGCGACAGTCTGACAAACGAGAATATTGGAGCTTATGTAGCGCGAGCGGTGGTGGCAGTAGCAGAGATGATGTTTCTGCAAGGGAGAGGGAACGGGAAAAAGAACGGGAAAGGGAACGAGAGCGAGAACGAGAACGTGAACGAGAACGGGAACGAGAAAGAGAATCTAGAGAATGTAGAGAAGAAGTTAGTGTAGAACGTCAAACTCAAGATATGGATATCTCACCAGGCGATTCTACACCAACTTCAGAACCCTTGACATCATCCTGCGCTCACGATCCACTGCCACAAGGGCCTGTTCTCCTGGCCGCTG CGTTACCTCGATTAACATCACATCCATCGTCAACGACACCACAGGCAACTGGAAAACTTAGTTCACCAACGCAACAACAGGGAAGCAGTAATGCTCCGGGACCACCAGTGTCACTGGCAAATCTCCCAAGATTACTGTCGCAAATTACGGGCAACAAAGAACAACCTGACATCACACCACAGAAGGCATTACAAACAATTCAAACAGCTATTTTGCTATCTCGACAA CAGTCTGTTAGTGGGGATCGAACTAATACTGGAAGTGATGTGATGGTTCCATTAAAAGTTGATACAAGTGGCAATATTACAAGCGAGGGTCCACCTACTCCCACACATTCAGAAACCCAGGATTGTATCGACGCGCGAAAAT TAACAAGTCCTGGCGGAACGAATTCCGGAGTACAAGGTCTAAGCTCCTTGCAAAGTCTCAGTACATTAGGCTCCCTTGGAAATTTGAGTAATACAGGAGGTTTACAAGCATTATCAAGAGTGCAACCTCCTTTAACACCTTCTTTAACACCATCTCTTGCTAATCATTACCGGGAAGACTTGACGCAGCATGTGCGTGCTTTTCCTGCTGATATTCTCGAAAAACAG GCACAGAAACTTAGTGAAGAAGCACATACAATGGGCAGTTTGCAGTGTACAAGAGTGTCCGCAGAGTTGAAAACGGCACGCTCGATAGTGAGGCTGACAGAAATTCAGGCAACGTTACAGGAACAAAG GATATTATTCCTCCGTCAACAAATTCAAACACTGGAGGAGTTAAAATCCCAAAATTCCTTCATGTCTGACGATTCTTAG
- the LOC105829395 gene encoding WW domain-containing adapter protein with coiled-coil isoform X4, with product MRDSPNGNSYSPAGSLGMGMGTDRDSPRNYTSKPLYKKERENRDYKLSSSRDKYSDCARSLKDKRSRESRDSEHRTNHDRSSGEILHPLKLSSNSSRESSSQRKPSHNSCQDKRGDERGGATERTARFGDWSEHMSSSGKKYYYNCKTEVSQWEKPREWISRTDNRQRQSSDYSSRSSHDKHSNSRSNSSSSMRDGKSSRQSDKREYWSLCSASGGGSSRDDVSAREREREKERERERERERERERERERERESRECREEVSVERQTQDMDISPGDSTPTSEPLTSSCAHDPLPQGPVLLAAALPRLTSHPSSTTPQATGKLSSPTQQQGSSNAPGPPVSLANLPRLLSQITGNKEQPDITPQKALQTIQTAILLSRQQSVSGDRTNTGSDVMVPLKVDTSGNITSEGPPTPTHSETQDCIDARKLTSPGGTNSGVQGLSSLQSLSTLGSLGNLSNTGGLQALSRVQPPLTPSLTPSLANHYREDLTQHVRAFPADILEKQAQKLSEEAHTMGSLQCTRVSAELKTARSIVRLTEIQATLQEQRILFLRQQIQTLEELKSQNSFMSDDS from the exons ATGCGCGACTCTCCAAATGGTAACTCTTACAGTCCAGCTGGCAGCTTGGGAATGGGCATGGGGACGGATCGGGACAGCCCTCGGAATTACACATCCAAACCTCTTTacaagaaggagagagaaaatagAGACTATAAGCTATCCTCCTCTAGGGACAAGTATTccg ATTGTGCACGATCCCTAAAAGACAAGAGAAGCCGTGAGAGCAGAGATTCAGAACACAGGACCAACCACGATAGGAGTAGTGGGGAG ATCTTACATCCCTTAAAATTATCATCAAACTCATCAAGAGAATCTTCATCCCAGAGAAAACCATCACACAATTCTTGTCAG GATAAACGTGGTGATGAGCGAGGAGGTGCAACGGAACGAACGGCCAGATTTGGCGATTGGTCAGAACACATGAGTTCGTCGGGGAAGAAGTATTATTACAACTGCAAGACAGAAGTTTCTCAATGGGAAAAACCACGAGAGTGGATCAGTCGGACAGATAATCGTCAACGTCAATCTAGTGACTACTCCTCTAGGTCAA GTCATGATAAACATTCCAACTCGCGATCGAATAGCAGTAGCAGTATGCGAGATGGTAAATCGTCGCGACAGTCTGACAAACGAGAATATTGGAGCTTATGTAGCGCGAGCGGTGGTGGCAGTAGCAGAGATGATGTTTCTGCAAGGGAGAGGGAACGGGAAAAAGAACGGGAAAGGGAACGAGAGCGAGAACGAGAACGTGAACGAGAACGGGAACGAGAAAGAGAATCTAGAGAATGTAGAGAAGAAGTTAGTGTAGAACGTCAAACTCAAGATATGGATATCTCACCAGGCGATTCTACACCAACTTCAGAACCCTTGACATCATCCTGCGCTCACGATCCACTGCCACAAGGGCCTGTTCTCCTGGCCGCTG CGTTACCTCGATTAACATCACATCCATCGTCAACGACACCACAGGCAACTGGAAAACTTAGTTCACCAACGCAACAACAGGGAAGCAGTAATGCTCCGGGACCACCAGTGTCACTGGCAAATCTCCCAAGATTACTGTCGCAAATTACGGGCAACAAAGAACAACCTGACATCACACCACAGAAGGCATTACAAACAATTCAAACAGCTATTTTGCTATCTCGACAA CAGTCTGTTAGTGGGGATCGAACTAATACTGGAAGTGATGTGATGGTTCCATTAAAAGTTGATACAAGTGGCAATATTACAAGCGAGGGTCCACCTACTCCCACACATTCAGAAACCCAGGATTGTATCGACGCGCGAAAAT TAACAAGTCCTGGCGGAACGAATTCCGGAGTACAAGGTCTAAGCTCCTTGCAAAGTCTCAGTACATTAGGCTCCCTTGGAAATTTGAGTAATACAGGAGGTTTACAAGCATTATCAAGAGTGCAACCTCCTTTAACACCTTCTTTAACACCATCTCTTGCTAATCATTACCGGGAAGACTTGACGCAGCATGTGCGTGCTTTTCCTGCTGATATTCTCGAAAAACAG GCACAGAAACTTAGTGAAGAAGCACATACAATGGGCAGTTTGCAGTGTACAAGAGTGTCCGCAGAGTTGAAAACGGCACGCTCGATAGTGAGGCTGACAGAAATTCAGGCAACGTTACAGGAACAAAG GATATTATTCCTCCGTCAACAAATTCAAACACTGGAGGAGTTAAAATCCCAAAATTCCTTCATGTCTGACGATTCTTAG